In bacterium, the genomic window GGGCCTATCGTGGGCCCCGGAAATCGTCCGATAAAATCGGGCGGCGACGCGGCTGGCGGGACGCGCGGTCGGTGTCGGGGCGGTGTGTCCCCATCGCGTCTCCGGTTCAGACGCCAACGGCGCAGATTGTTGCCAAACCCAGCTTGGGCTCCTTCCGCGTCACCGGTTCAGACTATCCCCAGCTTCTTGAATATATTGCGTACGGCTCCGGAGGGCAGGGCGCCCTTTTCCATCCACCGGCGGGCGGCCTCGGAGTGTCTCTCCATCGTGCTCGGCTCGGTGCGGGGGTTGTAATGCCCGATCTCCTCGACTACCTTGCCGTCCCGTTTGGAGCTCTTCTCAGCGACCACGACGCGGTACGCGGGGCGGTTGGTGGCTCCGTAGCGTTTGAGACGTATCGTTAAGGCCAAGGGTTCTCCTTCTTCGCTCGCAAAAGGGCGTTTTCGCTCACCGGTGTGGTGGGTGCGCCGGTCGAGCGGTGTATCATACGATAGCGACGGCTCCCGGTCAAGGGAATGGTCGGAACGGCGGGTTCACGGCTCCTTCGGCCCGGCGGCGCAGTTGACTTATGCGGCCCCGGACCGCTATCATCACCTGCGTCTGCAAGGGGATAGGCTTGATTAAAAACCTCGGGCGCGCCCTCTTCGTGCTGATCATCGTCCCGACTCTGGCCGGGGCGAGCGCCGTCGCCCTCGAGGCCGCCCGCGTCTACCCGACCCTGGACGGCCCGCCCGCCCTCGACGCCTCCCTGCCCGCCGATGATTACGCCCTCGCCGCCTGGTGCGATTATCTGGGCGGGACGGACACCCGGGAGCTCCTGGCCCGGCTGGACGCGGGACCGTCACCCGTTGACAGGGAAGCCGCCTGCGCCCTCTGTGAGCTCCGGGGCCTGCTCCACCAGGGGCTGGGGGAGTACGCCGAGGCCTTCCGCAATTTAGCCCGCCTGATCGAGCTGCAGCCGGACCGGCCGGAGAGCC contains:
- the rpsP gene encoding 30S ribosomal protein S16, producing the protein MALTIRLKRYGATNRPAYRVVVAEKSSKRDGKVVEEIGHYNPRTEPSTMERHSEAARRWMEKGALPSGAVRNIFKKLGIV